One Flagellimonas sp. CMM7 genomic region harbors:
- a CDS encoding TetR/AcrR family transcriptional regulator: MERLMQSIRIGINDKIYVKDPESSDLGKRIIEQSILMIDEMGFESFTFRKLGERIKSNESSIYRYFENKHKLLLYLTSWYWGWLEYKMVFATNGITDRSEKLRKAIEILTQTVEQDVSFSHINEVLLSKIVINEYSKSYLTKEVDQENKDGYFIIYKRLVNRLYEMIVSLDSDYPYPSSLASTVLEGSLHQYFLKEHFPMLTDCNQTTTPTQYFTDLVFRIVKPTKNA, encoded by the coding sequence ATGGAAAGGTTAATGCAGTCAATTCGAATTGGTATCAATGACAAAATATATGTAAAAGATCCCGAATCATCGGACTTAGGAAAAAGAATAATTGAACAGAGCATTTTAATGATTGATGAAATGGGCTTTGAAAGTTTCACATTTAGGAAGCTAGGTGAGCGCATAAAATCCAATGAAAGTTCCATTTATAGGTATTTTGAAAATAAGCATAAACTACTTCTCTACTTAACTTCGTGGTACTGGGGTTGGTTGGAGTATAAAATGGTCTTTGCCACAAATGGCATAACAGACCGTAGTGAAAAACTTAGAAAAGCTATTGAGATTCTTACTCAGACGGTAGAGCAAGATGTTTCTTTTTCTCACATAAACGAGGTATTGTTAAGCAAGATTGTTATTAATGAATACTCCAAATCATACCTTACCAAAGAAGTGGATCAAGAAAATAAGGATGGTTATTTTATCATATATAAAAGATTGGTAAACCGCTTGTATGAAATGATTGTATCCCTCGATAGTGATTATCCTTACCCTTCTAGTCTAGCAAGTACAGTTTTAGAAGGGAGTCTGCATCAATATTTTCTTAAGGAACATTTTCCCATGTTGACAGATTGCAACCAAACCACAACGCCAACACAATACTTTACAGACCTGGTCTTTAGGATCGTAAAACCTACAAAAAATGCCTAA